From Toxotes jaculatrix isolate fToxJac2 chromosome 1, fToxJac2.pri, whole genome shotgun sequence, a single genomic window includes:
- the bola3 gene encoding bolA-like protein 3, with the protein MLACKRSLTSTMASAFRVLRSDRVVVCSQVQRHLSTQTDGEVRIAKILREKFPSASSLKVADISGGCGAMYEIHIESSEFKGKRTVQQHQLVNQALKDEIQGMHGLRIFTDVPKH; encoded by the exons ATGTTGGCCTGTAAGCGGAGTTTGACCAGCACCATGGCGTCTGCCTTCCGGGTTCTTCGCAGTGATCGA GTTGTTGTGTGCAGCCAGGTGCAGAGGCATCTCTCCACGCAAACAGACGGAGAAGTCCGCATCGCAAAGATACTGAGGGAGAAGTTTCCGTCGGCCTCGTCACTCAAAGTTGCGGATATATCAG GTGGTTGTGGGGCCATGTATGAGATTCATATTGAGTCCAGCGAGTTCAAAGGAAAAAGGACAGTGCAACAACACCAGTTAGTCAATCAG GCTCTCAAGGATGAGATTCAAGGAATGCATGGACTGCGAATATTCACTGATGTTCCAAAGCATTAG
- the vat1l gene encoding synaptic vesicle membrane protein VAT-1 homolog-like, protein MAKEGADMTEETEFMIDKNMGKEAENVESSGDAKEMRAVILAGFGGLNKLRVTRKAMPEPQEGEVKIRVKACGLNFLDLMVRQGIIDNPPKPPLVPGFECSGIVESVGENTKGFEIGDRVMAFVNYNAWAEVVCTPVDFVYEMPDEMTFAEAAAFSLNFVAAYMMLFEVANLREGMSVLVHSAGGGVGQAVAQLCSTVPNVTVFGIASCFKHAAIRDSVTHLFDRNVDYIQEVKKISPEGVDILLDCLCGENTGKGLSLLKPLGTYILYGASNMVTGETKSFFSFAKSWWQVEKVNPIKLYEENKVIAGFSLLNLLFKQGRCGLVRSVMDKLLCLYDQKKIKPVVDSLWALEEVKEAMQRIHDRGNIGKLILDVEKSPTPLMASDSTETSEAGEEEEEPEGDNDSKERMPFIH, encoded by the exons ATGGCTAAAGAGGGAGCAGACATGACGGAGGAAACTGAGTTCATGATAGATAAAAACATGgggaaagaagcagaaaatgttgAATCCTCTGGCGATGCCAAAGAAATGCGAGCGGTGATACTGGCAGGTTTCGGAGGTCTAAACAAACTCAGGGTGACCAGGAAGGCAATGCCCGAGCCTCAGGAGGGTGAAGTGAAGATCCGCGTCAAAGCGTG TGGCTTGAATTTCCTGGATCTGATGGTACGTCAGGGGATTATTGATAATCCTCCAAAACCTCCTCTCGTCCCTGGGTTTGAATGCTCTGGAATAGTGGAGTCAGTGGGTGAAAACACAAAAGGGTTTGAG ATAGGTGACAGAGTTATGGCTTTTGTGAATTACAATGCCTGGGCAGAGGTGGTTTGCACACCAGTGGATTTTGTCTACGAGATGCCAGATGAAATGACTTTTGCTGAGGCGGCGGCGTTCTCCCTGAACTTTGTGGCCGCCTATATGATGCTCTTTGAGGTTGCCAACTTGCGAGAGGGGATGTCAGTGTTGGTGCACTCAGCGGGAGGTGGTGTA ggTCAAGCTGTGGCTCAGCTGTGCTCCACTGTTCCCAATGTAACTGTGTTTGGGATCGCCTCATGTTTCAAACACGCAGCCATCAGAGACTCTGTGACTCACCTATTTGATCGAAATGTTGATTATATACAAGAAGTCAAAAA aaTTTCTCCAGAGGGAGTAGACATCTTGTTGGACTGCCTGTGTGGGGAGAACACAGGGAAAGGCCTGAGTCTGCTGAAGCCATTGGGAACCTACATCCTCTATG gcgCGTCAAACATGGTAACTGGGGAAACAAAGAGTTTCTTCAGCTTTGCAAAATCT tggTGGCAGGTGGAGAAGGTGAACCCTATTAAACTATATGAGGAGAACAAAGTCATAGCTGGATTCTCGCTCCTCAACCTCCTCTTCAAACAAGGGAGATGCGGTCTTGTGAGATCAGTGATGGACAAACTTTTGTGTCTTTATGACCAAAAGAAGATCAAGCCGGTAGTGGACTCCCTGTGGGCACTGGAGGAG GTAAAAGAGGCCATGCAGAGAATTCATGACAGAGGCAACATAGGAAAACTCATTCTGGATGTTGAGAAGTCTCCCACCCCTCTG ATGGCTAGTGACAGCACAGAGACCAGtgaagcaggagaggaagaagaggagccCGAGGGAGACAACGACAGTAAGGAGCGAATGCCTTTCATCCATTAG